ATTCCAGCAATTCCACAACAGCCAGCTCAAAGAACGATTCAAGACAGATTATTGGATATATTAATAGGTTCAGATAATAGCGAATCTGTCGAAAATAGATATGCTTTGATTTGTTTCCACTGTTTTGCTCACAACGGACTAGCACCGCCACATACTGAAGATCCAGCAGATGTTAAGTTTCAATGTTGGAAATGTGGTGCAATGAATGGTAAAGGCATGTTATTCGAACAGCCAGATATGAAGTTTGACTCTTCAAAGAATTCATCTTCTGAGTTGATAAACTTGGAggttaaagaaaaagaaagtggAAATTTAGATCATCCAGGCACAGAGAATGAAGAAAAGGAAGAGAGTACAAAGAAGTTGCAATAATGAGGTATACAGataaatatatacatatatcaTATTAGCTAGTCAATATACACACGTATTATCTAAGACAAATCCATAATAGCGTTGACCATGTCACCGTCGTGATTTCTTAAAGCCTTGACAGCCTTGGCTCTAGAAACTTGGGtttgttcaacaacaatttcaatatcttttgGATCCAAACCAGTTTCGTCAATCTCACcttcgtcttcttcttcgtcttcaGCTTTCTTGTCACCCAAAGAAGCCTTTTCTAAATCAGCAGTAATAGCTTCTGGTGATTTGTCTTCGGTTTTACCGGCATCAGCAGCAGCTTTTTGTAAAGCTTCTTGTTGAGCTTGTTGAGCTTGAGCTTCAGCAATTCTTTGGTTCATGTCATCAACTTTAGCTTCACCAAAGACAACATAAGTACCAGCAGCAGATCTGTAGACATCCGGGGAATCAATGGCATAAATCAAGTTTCCTCTTTGTTTGAAAGTGACTCTGGAAATACCTTTGATTTGCTTCAAGTTTAACTTCTTGATCAATTCTCTAGCTTTCTTTTCGTTTTTTGGAATGACATTAACGTCAGCACCTTGTGGGATTTCTTCGATAGACATAGTTATAGTTATTTAAGTATATGGGTTGATGGAGGAATAAGTTTAAAATGATTAGGGTTATTTtccactttttttttttcagtgaAAAACTGAGGTTTGTTCGTCGACAACAATTGAGAAATGAAGCAAAATTTGGGTGGTGTCGTTGAGccctaaaaaaaaatgaaaatttttctttttcaccTCAAACATATTTACCCGGTAAACCTACCCTCATCAGAGCACTATAAATAGACCATctcattatcaaaatttttttttctgtttttccccttcttttttcttttctctgTCGACGTACTTCATAGGATCATTTCTATAGGTCACGTCCCTCTTTGACTCTTCAAAAGAGCCACTGAATCCAACTTGGTTGATGAGTGAGATTACCCTTGTACCCTCAAAGTGAGAAATAACATGAAATTTTTGCTTGACTGTGATTCTTTGCAATCTGGTCATCTACTTATAATGTTTTGCCTTTGACTTGATGCTAgcctttcttttttgaagGTAATGCAGCTATTATAAAGGAGCGATGATCTTTACCCTTTTCATTGTGCCTTCTAGGAGGATTTTGAATTGGGTGGGT
The sequence above is a segment of the Candida albicans SC5314 chromosome 3, complete sequence genome. Coding sequences within it:
- the EGD2 gene encoding Egd2p (Nascent polypeptide associated complex protein alpha subunit; soluble protein in hyphae; macrophage/pseudohyphal-induced; protein level decrease in stationary phase cultures; GlcNAc-induced protein; Spider biofilm repressed), producing the protein MSIEEIPQGADVNVIPKNEKKARELIKKLNLKQIKGISRVTFKQRGNLIYAIDSPDVYRSAAGTYVVFGEAKVDDMNQRIAEAQAQQAQQEALQKAAADAGKTEDKSPEAITADLEKASLGDKKAEDEEEDEGEIDETGLDPKDIEIVVEQTQVSRAKAVKALRNHDGDMVNAIMDLS